In one Oceanispirochaeta sp. genomic region, the following are encoded:
- a CDS encoding FprA family A-type flavoprotein: MRERFLSLHRNNTGSVNYLGIPGVFMKARKITGKVFLLGFLDWDARLFDSLIPLPDGTSYNAYLIEGSEKTVLIDTVETEFKDVLLDQLKGVKKLDYLVSLHAEQDHAGAIPSVLAKYPEAKLITSVKAKDMLIDLLLISKDKIITVDDGETLSLGDKTLEFIYTPWVHWPETMCAYLREDKILFSCDFFGSHIATTDVYVTDEGRVYEAAKRYFAEIMMPFNKIIIKNIDKVLAKDLSIIAPSHGPLYPKPSFIIDAYKDWLGSPAHNKVVLPYISMHGSTKKMVDYLVSSLVQKGITVELFNLAVTDIGKLAIALVDAGTIVIGTPTVLSGPHPNVVYGAYLANALRPKAKFISIIGSYGWGGKTVEILAGMIPNLKVEVLTPVLTKGYPLENDFKALEVLSEEIEKKHIEQGFK; this comes from the coding sequence ATGAGAGAAAGGTTCTTAAGTCTACACAGAAATAACACTGGTTCTGTAAATTACTTAGGTATACCAGGAGTTTTTATGAAAGCACGCAAGATAACCGGCAAGGTTTTTTTATTGGGGTTTCTTGACTGGGATGCCCGTCTTTTTGACTCGCTCATACCCCTGCCTGATGGAACAAGTTACAACGCTTATCTTATTGAAGGAAGTGAAAAGACGGTTCTCATTGATACGGTTGAAACAGAATTCAAGGATGTCTTATTAGATCAACTAAAGGGAGTTAAAAAACTTGATTATCTTGTGTCACTTCACGCCGAACAGGATCACGCTGGAGCTATCCCATCAGTACTTGCAAAATATCCGGAGGCTAAGCTTATAACAAGTGTCAAAGCAAAGGATATGCTTATTGATCTATTGTTGATTTCTAAGGATAAAATCATCACTGTAGATGATGGAGAAACCCTTTCTCTGGGGGATAAAACACTCGAATTCATCTATACACCCTGGGTCCACTGGCCGGAAACCATGTGTGCCTACCTTAGAGAGGATAAAATACTATTCAGCTGTGATTTCTTTGGTTCTCATATCGCTACAACCGATGTCTATGTTACAGATGAAGGGCGTGTTTATGAGGCCGCAAAACGTTATTTTGCCGAAATTATGATGCCTTTTAACAAGATCATCATAAAAAATATAGATAAGGTTCTTGCTAAGGATCTCTCCATCATAGCCCCCAGTCATGGCCCTCTCTATCCAAAACCATCCTTTATTATTGATGCCTATAAAGATTGGTTGGGGAGTCCCGCACATAATAAGGTTGTTTTGCCCTATATTTCCATGCATGGCAGCACAAAAAAAATGGTTGACTATCTTGTGTCTTCTCTTGTTCAAAAAGGTATTACTGTTGAGCTGTTCAATCTTGCTGTCACAGACATCGGTAAGCTGGCAATCGCTCTTGTTGATGCTGGAACAATTGTCATCGGTACACCCACCGTTCTCTCCGGACCGCATCCCAATGTTGTTTACGGGGCCTATTTAGCGAATGCACTGCGTCCTAAAGCGAAGTTTATCTCTATCATAGGTTCTTATGGATGGGGAGGAAAAACCGTTGAGATCTTAGCTGGAATGATTCCCAATCTGAAGGTTGAGGTTTTAACTCCGGTTCTTACCAAAGGTTATCCTTTAGAAAATGATTTCAAAGCTCTGGAAGTTTTATCCGAAGAAATTGAAAAGAAACACATAGAACAGGGATTCAAATAA
- a CDS encoding SRPBCC family protein — translation MNIQSKTRINSSKEKVWKLITNIENSNNFIRGIEKVEILEQKENELIGLKWKETRTMFGQTATEIMWITDARENESYSTRAESHGECMVKVFILFMNHVSVKIPKTIYSFHQALFLKNSVQYLGKILCPLGFIFSP, via the coding sequence ATGAATATTCAATCTAAAACTAGGATAAACAGTTCAAAAGAAAAAGTTTGGAAGCTTATAACTAATATAGAAAACTCAAATAACTTTATTAGAGGTATTGAAAAGGTAGAGATTCTGGAGCAGAAGGAGAATGAGCTGATTGGTCTGAAGTGGAAAGAGACAAGAACCATGTTCGGGCAGACTGCTACAGAAATAATGTGGATAACCGATGCCAGAGAAAATGAGTCTTATTCAACCAGGGCTGAAAGTCATGGAGAGTGTATGGTAAAGGTTTTCATACTTTTCATGAATCATGTTTCTGTCAAAATCCCTAAAACTATTTATTCATTTCACCAAGCTCTTTTTCTGAAAAATAGTGTTCAGTATCTGGGAAAAATACTTTGTCCTCTTGGTTTCATATTCTCCCCCTAA
- a CDS encoding outer membrane lipoprotein-sorting protein, with translation MRKIICLFVITVLTAITLQAQSVQEILDSFSKSLAIPTIQGSFQVQLIATSGDTREIQARVYQQTVDEFQNNRLFIFDFPPTVRGTGLLINAYFDGRDNNMWIYLPAVRRIKRIALDNSGGGYFMGSDFTYNDLISNAYNKLEFERLEDQVIEGNDCYVVKAWGANPRDRQEHGYGYTISYHRKDNYLMIRRDFYDLSDHLLKIYTTGNFLDLYPYIYPTEITMENVQTGHKSILSVTDVSTDEIPDRYFTPRFLQNN, from the coding sequence ATGCGTAAAATTATTTGTCTTTTTGTAATCACTGTTCTGACGGCTATCACGCTGCAGGCACAGAGTGTGCAGGAAATTCTGGACAGCTTTTCAAAATCTTTGGCTATTCCCACTATTCAGGGTTCATTTCAGGTCCAATTGATAGCAACGAGTGGTGACACCCGTGAAATCCAGGCCCGGGTGTACCAGCAGACTGTGGATGAATTTCAGAATAACCGTTTGTTCATCTTTGATTTTCCTCCCACAGTCCGGGGAACAGGACTCCTTATAAATGCCTATTTTGACGGGCGGGATAACAATATGTGGATTTATCTCCCTGCGGTCCGACGCATCAAGCGCATCGCCCTGGATAATTCGGGGGGAGGGTATTTTATGGGAAGCGATTTTACATACAATGACCTTATCAGCAATGCCTACAATAAATTGGAATTTGAAAGGCTGGAAGATCAGGTGATTGAAGGAAATGATTGCTATGTCGTCAAGGCCTGGGGTGCAAACCCCCGGGACCGGCAGGAACATGGGTATGGATATACAATATCTTATCATCGAAAAGATAATTATCTCATGATCAGACGGGATTTTTACGACTTGAGCGATCATTTATTAAAAATTTACACTACCGGAAACTTCCTGGATCTGTATCCCTATATCTATCCGACTGAAATCACAATGGAAAATGTTCAGACCGGGCATAAATCCATTTTGAGTGTGACAGATGTCAGTACCGATGAGATTCCAGACAGATATTTTACACCCCGGTTCCTCCAGAACAATTAA